In Streptomyces venezuelae, the sequence GCCACCGTGCATGGCCTTCGCGTCCAGCAGCGCCCCTACGTGCTTCAGCGGCTCCGCCAGGTCGCGGTAGTGCTTCCCGTAGACCCGGACCGTGCCGCTGGTCGGGTTGTCGAGGTCGAGCATCATGCGCATGGTCGTGGACTTGCCCGCGCCGTTCGGGCCCAGGAAGCCGGTCACCACCCCCGGTCGGATCTGGAAGCTGAGGTGGTCCACCGCAGTTGTCGTGCCGAATCGTTTGGTAAGGCCCTCAAGCTCGATCATGCGGCCACGCTAGAACGCCCGAGGGCCCTACGCCACCTCAAAAGGGTGACATAGGGCCCTCGATCGGGCGCACGGCGGGTGCCGCGTGCTACCCGCAGGTAATCAGCGGCTCTGCTGCGCCGGCACGCCGCGGCTGACGGGCTCGTCGTCCACGATCGGGTTGGCCGCCGCGACGGCCGCACCGGTCAGCGTCGCCAGCATCTCGCGGACGTTGGTCAGCTGCGCGTTGATCGAGTCGCGGCGGTTGGTGAGCGCCGCCAGCTCGCGCTCGGACTCGCTGCGGATACGGTCCGCCTTGGCGTTGGCGTCGGCCACGATGTCCTCGGCCTGGCGCTGCGCGGTCTCCACGGTCTGGCGGGCCCGGCGCTCCGCGTCCGTACGCAGCTTCTCGGCCTCCAGGCGCAGCTGCTCGGCGCGGTGCTCGATCTCCGCGAGCCGCTTCTCGGCCTTGGCCTGGCGGGAGGCCAGGTCGCGCTCGGACTGCTCGCGGCGCTTGGCCAGGTTGGTCTCGAAGTCCGCGGCGGCCTGGGCGGCCTTGGCGCGGGTCTCCTCGAAGAGGGCGTCGGCCTCCTCGCGCTTGGAGGCGGCGTCCTTCTGGGCCTCGGCGCGCAGGGTGGAGGCGTCGCCCTTGGCCTTCTCGACGATGCGGACGCCCTCGTCCTCCGCCTTCGACTTGCGGTCGGCGGCGAACGACTCGGCGTCGTTGCGCACCTGCTGGGCAGCCGACTCGGCGAGCTCACGGTGCTGCTCGGCCGCGCGACGGGCCTCCTCGCGCAGGTCCTTAGCCTCCTCCTCGGCCAGCCGCAGGATCTTCTCGACCCGGGCGCCGAGGCCGGCGTACGACGGCTCGGCGTCGCTCACCTGGGCCTGGGCGTTCTGCGTTTCGAGGTGCAACTCCTCGATCCGCTTTTCCAGAGAGTTGATACGTCCAAGGGCGCTGTCGCGGTCGGAGACCAGCTTGGTAATGCGGTCGTCCACCTGACCACGGTCGTAACCACGCCGCACGAGCTCGAAGCCGAAGGGGGAGGAAGTGTCGCTCATGGGGTTCCTGTCGAATGAGACCGATGAGGTGCTACGTGAGGTGTTAGGGGAATCCTAGGCGCCCAGACGGCGTGTCATCGAGTCAATCCGCGTTTGATCTGGACAATGACACCCCTTTTGAGTGGCAAGGCAGCAGAAAGCTTGTCACCCGTTCGCCTGAACCTTCATCAGGTGCACACACCTCGGAGCATTTGGCTACCCCTCCGACGACTTGCCACCCGAACGAGTGGACCCGGCCGTCACTCCGGCCTTCACGCCCCCCGCACCCTGGCCGCCGACCGTCGGCTTCCCGCCGCCCGAAGGCGCCTCGAATGATTCCAACGCCTCAAGAACGTCCTGGACACGGGAGATCTCCGCCTGAATGTCCTCGCGACGGCGCACCAGGACCTCCAGCTCACGACGGCCCTCCTCGACGAGCTGCTCCGCCTCCGCCTTGGCCTGCGCCAGCGCGCTCTCGGCCTCGCGGGCCAGCTCCGCCTTCTTCTGCTCGGCCTCCTTGAGGAGCGCCTCCGCCTTGCGGACCGCCGCGATGCGCACCTTGCTCGCCTCGCTGCTCGCGTCCGACACCAGCTCCTTGGCCTTCGCCTCGGCCTCGACGCTCTGCTCCGTCGCCGCCCGCACCAGCTTGTCCACGCGCTCGCCGGCCGACTTCATCTGCTCGGCCGACTCCCGGCGGGCCCGCTCGTGCAGCTCCTCGACCTCGCCCTCGACGCGGCCGCGCAGCTCCTCCGCCCGTTCTCTTATGGCAGCGGCGTCCGTGCGCGCGCCGACCAGCAGCTCGTCCGCGTCCGTACGGGCCTTCTCCACCAGGGAGTTGCCCTCGACGGTCGCCTCGGAGGTGATCCGCACGGCCTCCTTGCGTGCCGCGTCCACCATCGCGTCGGCCTGCTCCTCGGCCGCCGTGGTGGCGGCGAGGGCCTGCTTCTGCGCGTCGGCCGTGAGCTTCTCGGCTTCCGCCGAAGCCTCCGTGATGAGCCGGTCGACCTGCTCCGCGGCCTCGGTGCGGCGCTTGTTGGCCGCCTCACGGGCCTCGTCGAGCAGCCGCTCGGACTCGGTACGGGCCTCGGCGCGCGTGCGCTCCGCCTCGGCCGCCGCCTGCGCCTTGACCCGCTCGGCCTCCGACCGGGTGCGCGCCGCGTGCTCCTGCGCCGAGGACAGCGCCTCCGAGGCGTCCGCGCGCAGCCGCTCGGCTTCGCCCGCCGCCTCGCCGACCGTGCGCTCGTTGTCCTTGCGGGTCTGCTCGGTGAGCTTCTCCGTCTCGGAGACGGCCTCGGTGACGAGCCGGTCCGCCTGCTCGGCCGCCTCGGTACGCAGCCGGTTCGCCTCGGCGCGCGCCTCGTCCAGCGTCTGCTCGGCGTCGCGCTCGGCGCTCGCCAGGGTCTCGGCCGCCGCGGCCGTGACCCGGTCCGCCTCCGCGGTGGCCTCGCCGATGATCCGGCCGCCCTCCGCGCGGGCGTCGTCCAGCACCTTGGCCGCCTCGGCACGCACCCGGTCCGCCTCCGCGGCGGCCTCGCCGACGGTGGCCTCGTTGGCCGCACGGGTCTCGTCGATCAGACGGTCGCCCTCGGCACGCGAGTCGACCATGATCCGCGCGGCGTCGCGCTCGGCACTCGCCAGGGTCTCGGCCGCCTGCGCCTTGAGCCGGTTCGCCGCAGTGGTGAGCCGCTCGGCCTCCACCGTCGCCTCGCCCACGGTGGCCGCGTTCGCGGCGCGGGTCTCGTCGGTGAGCCGGTCGGCCTCCGCGGCGGCCTCGGTGATGAGCCGGTCGACTTGCTCCGCGGCCTCGGTACGCAGCCGGTTGCCCTCGGCCCGCGCCTCGTCCAGGATGCCCGCGGCCTCGATGCGGGTGGCCTCGGCGACCTCGTCCGCCTCGGAGGTGATCCGCGCGGCCTCCGCCTCGGCGTCGCCGACGGTGGCCGCGTTCGCGGCGCGGGTCTCCTCGGTGAGCCGCTCCGCCTCCGCCGTCGCCTCGGCCGTGATCCGGGCGCCCTCCGCGCGGGCGGACTCCAGGGACTCCGCGGCCTCGCCACGGATGCGGTTCGCGTCGTCCCGGGCGTCGGCCCGGGTCCGGGCGGCGTCCCGCTCCGAGGAGGCCAGCGCGTCCGTGGCCTCCGTACGCACCCGCTGTGCGTACTCGGCCGTGTCGCTGCGCAGCTGCTCCGCCTCGGCGAGGGCCTCGGCGACCGTGCGTTCCGCCAGCGCCTTCGCCGCGTCCGTCTCGGCCCGCGCCTCGCTGCGGACCCGGTTGGCGTCCTCGGTGGCCCGCTCCCGTTCCGCGTAGGCGTCGCCACGGACCCGGCCGGCCTCTTCCTCGGCCTCCGTCCTCGTACGCTCCGCCACGTGCTCGGCGGCGCTGCGCAGCCCGGCGATCTCCTCCTCGGCCTGTTCGTGCAGCCCGGCCACGGAGTCCCGTACCTGCTGGGCGGTGGCCTCGGCCGCCGAGACGACCTCCGACGCGCGCCGCTCGGCCTCCTCCGTCAGCCAGACCGCCTCGGCCTGCGCCTCCTCGGAGCGCTTGCGGGCCTGCGCCAGCAGTTCCTCGCTCTGCTCGCGGGCCTGGGCCCGCTCGCTGTCCGCGTCGGTCCGCGCCGACGCCAGGGTCTCCTCGGACTCCCGGCGGCGCCGGGCGGCCTCCTCCTGCGCGGCGGCCAGCGCCTCCGCGGCCTCCTCGGCGACCCGCTCGGCGGCGGCCTTCGCCTCCGACCGCAGCCGGTCCGCGGTCTCCTGGGCCTCGGAGCGCACCCGCTCCGCCTCGGCCTCGGCCTCACCGCGCAGGCGCACGGCGGACTGCTCCGCCTCGGCGCGCACCCGGCCCGCGTCCTGCGCGGCGTCGGTGCGCAGCTGGTCGGCCTCGGCCTCGGCCTGCGCCTGCAGGGTGCGGATCCGCTCCGCCGACTCGGCGCGCAGCCGGTCGTTCTCCTCCGTCGTCTCCCGGCGGATGTTCTCCGCCGCACCGCGGGCGTCACGCAGCGTCTGCTCGGCCGTCGTCAGCCGGGCCTCGGCCTCGGTGTGCAGCCGTACGAGCTCCCCGTCGGCCTCCGCGCGCTTGGCGGCCAGCGCCTGCTCGGTCTCCTGGCGCCGGGCGACGGCCGCCGCGTCCGCCTCGGCCCGTACGCCCTCGGCCTGTTCCTCGGCCTCGGCGCGCAGCCGCTCGGCCTCGGTGCGGGTCCGCTCCAGGGTCTCCTCGGCCTGCTTGCGCAGCGTGCCGGCCCGCTCCACGGCCTCGGCGCGCACCCGCTCGCTCTCGGCGGTCGCGCCGCCGCGCAGCTCGTCCGCGTCCGCCTTGGCCTTGCCGAGCAGCTCCTCGGCGGTCCGGGCCGCCTCCTCGATCTGCTGGACGGCCTCGCGGCGGGCCTCGCCGCGGATCCGCTCGCCCTCGGCGACGGCCTCGGCGCGCAGCTGTTCGGCCTCGCCGCGCAGCCGCCGGGCCTCCGACTGGAGCTCGACCGTGCGGGCCCGGTACTCCTCGGTGTCGTCCTTGGCGGCGCCCTTGAGCTCGTCGGCCGTGGCCGCCGCCTGCAGACGCAGCCGGTCGGCCTCGGTCTCGGCCTCGCGGCGGATCCGTTCGGCCTCCTCGGACGCGGCCCGGGTGGTGGCCCGGGCGTCCTCCGAGGCCTTGTTCAGTACGTCCTCGGCGGTGCGCGCGGCCTTCGCCAGCTGCGCCGCCATGTCCTCGGCCGCGGCCGTACGGGCCTGCTCGCCGGCCTCGGTGCGCTGCCGCTCGGCGTCCGCGCGGGCGTCCGCCAGGGCCTGCTCGGCCTCCGCCTTGAGGGCTTCGGCCTCCTTGGTCGCCTCGCCGACGAGCCGGGCGACCTGCTCCTTGGCGGTGCGGGTGCGCTGCTCGTTGACCGACTCGGCGGACGCCAGCTGCCGGGTGGCGCTCTCCTTGGCCTCCGCGAGGAGCTTCTCCGCCTCGGCCCGGGCCTCGCGCAGCGCGGAATCGGCTTCCTGCACACGGGATTCGGCCAGCCGGCCCAGATCCAGGGTCTGCTGGCGGGTGTGCTCGGCCTCGGCGGTGGTGGTGGAGCGCAGCCGCTCCGCGTGCTCGCTGGCCTCCTGGGCCTGCGAGGAGGCGGCGGTCAGCAGCCGCTCGGCCTCCTTGCGGGCGCGCAGCAGGGTGGCCTCGGCCTCCGCGCGGGCGGCCTCGGCGTCCGCGGCCATCCGGCGCCGGGTCTCCTCGGCGACCCGGGCCGCCTCGGCGCGGGCGGCGTTCAGGGACTGCTCGGCCTCGGCGCGGGACTCCTCCATGAGCCGGCGGGCCTGGGACTCCGTACGGGCGCGCAGCTGTTCGGCCCAGGCCACGTTCTCGTTGACGTGGGCCTCGACGGTCTGGCGCCGCTCGCCCAGCTCCTGGTCCAGGCGCTGGCGGCGGTTGACGGCCTCGGCGTGCAGCTCGGCCTGCAGGCGCGCCTGGTGCTCGGCGTGCTCCTGGAGGATGCGCTGGGTCTGGGCCCGGGCGTCACGAAGCTCGCGCTCGGCGTCCGAACGCATCTGGTCGGCCTGGATCTGGGCGTTGCGGAGCAGCTGCTCCGCCTGGTACCCCATGTCCGCGCCGTCGTAGGCGGGGCGGGACGCCAGAGCGCGCCGTACCTCGTGCAGCTTGGCGCGCAGCACCTCGACCTGGTATCCCAGGTCCTCGGCGTGCTGGACGGCCTTCCCGCGCTCCTTCTTCAGCCGCTCCATCTCGGCCTCGAAGCGCGAGAGATGGTCGGCCTCGGCCTGATGGCTCTCCTGGCTTTCGTAGCCCCGCACAGCGCGGTCCCATCCGTCCCCTGGTCGCAAGCTCACTCCCAATGAGCATCGCTCGCCCGCTGAACGACGCCCCCGGGGGAATGGTGTCAGATACCGGGGCAGGGGTCACAGGCCCCGACCCCGTTTCCGCACCGAACCCCGGCCGAGCCATGGCCACTCTACCGGCCGGGGAATCGGGCCATCAGTGGTCCGTCAGTGCTGGGGGTTCGAGGTGACGAGTTCGGTGAGGACGCCGTGGCAGTCCTTGGGGTGCAGGAAGGTGATCGAGGAGCCCATCGATCCCGTGCGGGGCTGGTCGTAGAGGACCCGGACACCCTTGCCGCGGATGGCCTCGGAGTCCCCCTGGACGTCCTCGGTGCCGAAGGCGATGTGGTGGACGCCCTCGCCGTTCTTGGCCAGCCACTTGCCCACCGCGGAGTCCTCGCGGGTGGGCTCCAGGAGCTGGAGGTAGGAGGCGCCGCCGTCGGACGTCTCGTTGATCTTCAACATGGCCTCGCGGACACCCTGCTCCTCGTTGACCTCGGTGTGGAACACCTCGAAGCCGTACGTGGCACGGTAGAACTCGACAGTCTTGTCCAGGTCGAAGCAGGCGATCCCGATGTGGTCGATTCTTGTCAGCATGGTGACAGTGCACCGCCGAAGGGGGCGGTCACGCAACGTGCGCGCGATCACACCGGCAGCCCGGTGACCGCTGCGGTACCGCCCAGTACATTCACGTAAACCCTCGTTCACTCCTCATCCAAGGGGCTGTGCCTCATGTCCGGATCGAACAACACCACTTCCGTGATCGTCGCCGGGGCCCGCACGCCCATGGGGCGGCTGCTCGGCTCGCTGAAGTCCTTCTCGGGCGCCGACCTCGGCGGCTTCGCCATCAAGTCCGCGCTGGAGCGGGCCGGGATCTCCGGCGACCAGGTCCAGTACGTGATCATGGGCCAGGTGCTCCAGGCCGGCGCGGGCCAGATCCCCGCCCGCCAGGCGGCGGTCAAGGCCGGCATCCCGATGAACGTGCCCGCGCTCACGATCAACAAGGTGTGCCTCTCGGGCCTGGACGCGATCGCGCTGGCCGACCAGCTGATCCGCGCCGGGGAGTTCGACATCGTGGTCGCCGGTGGTCAGGAGTCGATGACCAACGCCCCGCACCTGCTGCCCAAGTCCCGCGAGGGCTACAAGTACGGCGCGATCGAGATGCTGGACGCGATGGCCTACGACGGCCTCACGGACGCCTTCGAGAACATCGCGATGGGCGAGTCCACCGAGAAGCACAACACCCGCCTCGGCATCGAGCGCGCCCCGCAGGACGAGTTCGCCGCCTCCTCGCACCAGCGGGCCGCGGCCGCGCAGAAGAACGGCGTCTTCGAGGCCGAGATCACCCCGGTCGAGATCCCGCAGCGCAAGGGCGACCCGGTGATCTTCTCGGCCGACGAGGGCATCCGCCCCGAGACCACGGTGGAGTCCCTCGGCAAGCTGCGTCCGGCCTTCGCCAAGGACGGCACGATCACCGCCGGCACCTCCTCCCAGATCAGCGACGGCGCCGCCGCCGTGGTCGTGATGAGCAAGGCGAAGGCGGAGGAGCTCGGCCTGGAGTGGATCGCCGAGATCGGCGCCCACGGCAATGTGGCCGGCCCCGACAACTCGCTCCAGTCGCAGCCGTCGAACGCGATCCTGCACGCCCTGAAGAAGGAGGGCCTGGAGGTCTCCGACCTGGACCTCATCGAGATCAACGAGGCCTTCGCGGCAGTCGCCGTGCAGTCAATGAAGGACCTCGGCGTGACCCCGGAAAAGGTGAACGTCAACGGCGGCGCCATTGCCCTGGGCCACCCGATCGGCATGTCCGGCGCCCGTGTGGTGCTGCACCTGGCGCTGGAGCTCAAGCGCCGCGGCGGCGGCGTCGGCGCGGCCGCGCTGTGCGGCGGCGGCGGCCAGGGCGACGCGCTGATCGTCCGCGTCGCGAAGTAGCCGGAGCAGGGCCGCCGGGCCCTGGTGCGGGGGCCCGGCGGGCCCCGGCCCCGGGCCCGGCGGCCCGCACGTATCCCGTACGAGAACCGAGGAGCGCAGCACATATGACGGCGGTGGACGTCCCCCAGCTGGTGGCGCAGGCCCGTGAGGGCCGGCCGAGAGCGGTGGCCCGGCTGATCTCGCTGGTCGAGGGGGCGTCCCCGCAGCTGCGCGAGGTGATGGCCGCGCTGGCCCCGCTGACGGGCGGGGCGTACGTGGTGGGCCTGACCGGATCGCCCGGCGTCGGCAAGTCGACCTCCACCTCGGCGCTGGTGTCCGCCTACCGCAAGGCCGGCAAGCGCGTCGGCGTCCTCGCCGTCGACCCGTCCTCGCCCTTCTCGGGCGGGGCGCTGCTCGGCGACCGGGTGCGGATGTCGGACCACGCCTCGGACCCGGGGGTCTACATCCGGTCCATGGCCACCCGCGGCCACCTCGGCGGGCTCGCCTGGGCCGCCCCGCAGGCGATCCGGGTGCTGGACGCGGCCGGCTGCGAGGTGATCCTGGTCGAGACGGTCGGGGTCGGGCAGTCGGAGGTGGAGATCGCCTCGCAGGCCGACACCTCGGTGGTGCTGCTGGCCCCCGGCATGGGCGACGGGATCCAGGCCGCCAAGGCGGGCATCCTGGAGATCGGTGACGTGTACGTGGTCAACAAGGCGGACCGGGACGGCGCGGACGCCACCGCCCGGGAGCTGAACCACATGCTGGGCCTGGGCGAGGCCCGGGGCCGGGAGGACTGGCGGCCGCCGATCGTGAAGACGGTCGCGGCCCGCGGCCAGGGCATCGACGAGCTGGTCGAGGCGCTGGAGAAGCACCGGGCGTGGATGGACGAGCGCGGTGTGCTCGCCGAGCGGCGGGCGGCGCGGGCCGCGCGGGAGGTCGAGACGATCGCCGTGACGGCGCTGCGGGCGCGGATGGCGGACGTGCACGGCGACGCCCACCTCGACGCGCTGGCCGCCAGGGTGGCCGTGGGCGAGCTGGACCCGTACGCAGCGGCGGACGCGCTGCTGACGACGCTGACGGAGGCCTGAGCCCCCGCCCCGGGCCCGAGGGGCCCATGGCTCGGCGGGGAGCGCGTGCGGCGCTCCCCGCCGGTGGCCGGGGGTCAGGAGCTGTCGGAGTCCGAGTCGGAGTCCGAGTCGGAGTCGGTCTGTGCGGTGACCTTGCCGGTCGTCGGGTCCACCGAGGCGTTCCAGGTCTTGCCGTCGGAGCCTCTGACCTCGACGTGCCAGTACGGGGCGTTGCCGCTGTCGTCGTCGGAGTCCCACTCGACGGTCCAGGTCGTGCCCGGGTGGGCGGCCACGGCGGCCTTGGCGG encodes:
- the meaB gene encoding methylmalonyl Co-A mutase-associated GTPase MeaB; amino-acid sequence: MTAVDVPQLVAQAREGRPRAVARLISLVEGASPQLREVMAALAPLTGGAYVVGLTGSPGVGKSTSTSALVSAYRKAGKRVGVLAVDPSSPFSGGALLGDRVRMSDHASDPGVYIRSMATRGHLGGLAWAAPQAIRVLDAAGCEVILVETVGVGQSEVEIASQADTSVVLLAPGMGDGIQAAKAGILEIGDVYVVNKADRDGADATARELNHMLGLGEARGREDWRPPIVKTVAARGQGIDELVEALEKHRAWMDERGVLAERRAARAAREVETIAVTALRARMADVHGDAHLDALAARVAVGELDPYAAADALLTTLTEA
- the mce gene encoding methylmalonyl-CoA epimerase, which gives rise to MLTRIDHIGIACFDLDKTVEFYRATYGFEVFHTEVNEEQGVREAMLKINETSDGGASYLQLLEPTREDSAVGKWLAKNGEGVHHIAFGTEDVQGDSEAIRGKGVRVLYDQPRTGSMGSSITFLHPKDCHGVLTELVTSNPQH
- a CDS encoding cellulose-binding protein, whose translation is MSDTSSPFGFELVRRGYDRGQVDDRITKLVSDRDSALGRINSLEKRIEELHLETQNAQAQVSDAEPSYAGLGARVEKILRLAEEEAKDLREEARRAAEQHRELAESAAQQVRNDAESFAADRKSKAEDEGVRIVEKAKGDASTLRAEAQKDAASKREEADALFEETRAKAAQAAADFETNLAKRREQSERDLASRQAKAEKRLAEIEHRAEQLRLEAEKLRTDAERRARQTVETAQRQAEDIVADANAKADRIRSESERELAALTNRRDSINAQLTNVREMLATLTGAAVAAANPIVDDEPVSRGVPAQQSR
- the scy gene encoding polarized growth protein Scy, coding for MRGYESQESHQAEADHLSRFEAEMERLKKERGKAVQHAEDLGYQVEVLRAKLHEVRRALASRPAYDGADMGYQAEQLLRNAQIQADQMRSDAERELRDARAQTQRILQEHAEHQARLQAELHAEAVNRRQRLDQELGERRQTVEAHVNENVAWAEQLRARTESQARRLMEESRAEAEQSLNAARAEAARVAEETRRRMAADAEAARAEAEATLLRARKEAERLLTAASSQAQEASEHAERLRSTTTAEAEHTRQQTLDLGRLAESRVQEADSALREARAEAEKLLAEAKESATRQLASAESVNEQRTRTAKEQVARLVGEATKEAEALKAEAEQALADARADAERQRTEAGEQARTAAAEDMAAQLAKAARTAEDVLNKASEDARATTRAASEEAERIRREAETEADRLRLQAAATADELKGAAKDDTEEYRARTVELQSEARRLRGEAEQLRAEAVAEGERIRGEARREAVQQIEEAARTAEELLGKAKADADELRGGATAESERVRAEAVERAGTLRKQAEETLERTRTEAERLRAEAEEQAEGVRAEADAAAVARRQETEQALAAKRAEADGELVRLHTEAEARLTTAEQTLRDARGAAENIRRETTEENDRLRAESAERIRTLQAQAEAEADQLRTDAAQDAGRVRAEAEQSAVRLRGEAEAEAERVRSEAQETADRLRSEAKAAAERVAEEAAEALAAAQEEAARRRRESEETLASARTDADSERAQAREQSEELLAQARKRSEEAQAEAVWLTEEAERRASEVVSAAEATAQQVRDSVAGLHEQAEEEIAGLRSAAEHVAERTRTEAEEEAGRVRGDAYAERERATEDANRVRSEARAETDAAKALAERTVAEALAEAEQLRSDTAEYAQRVRTEATDALASSERDAARTRADARDDANRIRGEAAESLESARAEGARITAEATAEAERLTEETRAANAATVGDAEAEAARITSEADEVAEATRIEAAGILDEARAEGNRLRTEAAEQVDRLITEAAAEADRLTDETRAANAATVGEATVEAERLTTAANRLKAQAAETLASAERDAARIMVDSRAEGDRLIDETRAANEATVGEAAAEADRVRAEAAKVLDDARAEGGRIIGEATAEADRVTAAAAETLASAERDAEQTLDEARAEANRLRTEAAEQADRLVTEAVSETEKLTEQTRKDNERTVGEAAGEAERLRADASEALSSAQEHAARTRSEAERVKAQAAAEAERTRAEARTESERLLDEAREAANKRRTEAAEQVDRLITEASAEAEKLTADAQKQALAATTAAEEQADAMVDAARKEAVRITSEATVEGNSLVEKARTDADELLVGARTDAAAIRERAEELRGRVEGEVEELHERARRESAEQMKSAGERVDKLVRAATEQSVEAEAKAKELVSDASSEASKVRIAAVRKAEALLKEAEQKKAELAREAESALAQAKAEAEQLVEEGRRELEVLVRRREDIQAEISRVQDVLEALESFEAPSGGGKPTVGGQGAGGVKAGVTAGSTRSGGKSSEG
- a CDS encoding acetyl-CoA C-acetyltransferase produces the protein MSGSNNTTSVIVAGARTPMGRLLGSLKSFSGADLGGFAIKSALERAGISGDQVQYVIMGQVLQAGAGQIPARQAAVKAGIPMNVPALTINKVCLSGLDAIALADQLIRAGEFDIVVAGGQESMTNAPHLLPKSREGYKYGAIEMLDAMAYDGLTDAFENIAMGESTEKHNTRLGIERAPQDEFAASSHQRAAAAQKNGVFEAEITPVEIPQRKGDPVIFSADEGIRPETTVESLGKLRPAFAKDGTITAGTSSQISDGAAAVVVMSKAKAEELGLEWIAEIGAHGNVAGPDNSLQSQPSNAILHALKKEGLEVSDLDLIEINEAFAAVAVQSMKDLGVTPEKVNVNGGAIALGHPIGMSGARVVLHLALELKRRGGGVGAAALCGGGGQGDALIVRVAK